One genomic segment of Bradyrhizobium prioriisuperbiae includes these proteins:
- a CDS encoding NUDIX hydrolase — protein MPRTAVMAAGGIVMQQGGNAPLIAVVRLRKGNHWVLPKGKLNSGETARAAAEREVVEETGRDVSVHEFLGTLAYEASGGRPKIVHFWRMEAEGEQTRKLMADVKAVAWLPLDKAVERLTRGHEQAFLANVGPRALETGSARAAPAPSSTSHDLVVAHMPPLRPQTMLQRLWGWLQRKS, from the coding sequence ATGCCGCGAACGGCGGTGATGGCTGCGGGCGGCATTGTGATGCAGCAGGGGGGCAACGCTCCGCTGATTGCGGTTGTGCGGCTGCGCAAAGGCAATCACTGGGTGCTTCCGAAGGGCAAACTCAACAGCGGTGAAACCGCGCGCGCCGCCGCCGAGCGCGAAGTGGTGGAAGAAACCGGGCGCGACGTCTCGGTTCACGAGTTCCTGGGCACGCTGGCTTATGAGGCCTCCGGCGGCCGACCCAAGATCGTGCATTTCTGGCGGATGGAAGCCGAAGGCGAGCAGACCCGGAAACTGATGGCGGATGTGAAGGCCGTGGCGTGGCTTCCGCTCGACAAGGCGGTGGAGCGATTGACGCGCGGTCACGAGCAGGCGTTTCTTGCCAATGTCGGTCCGCGGGCACTTGAGACGGGCTCGGCGCGTGCTGCGCCAGCACCATCGTCGACCTCACATGACCTTGTCGTGGCGCACATGCCGCCGCTGAGACCGCAGACTATGCTGCAGCGGTTGTGGGGCTGGCTGCAACGCAAATCCTGA
- a CDS encoding tripartite tricarboxylate transporter substrate binding protein, whose amino-acid sequence MKGLLSRRSVLSAAATVSATAILPRSSLADWRPTETVRIIVPAAAGGSTDVMGRFLGQHLQAAWGVSTVVENRSGGGGTIGTAEAARQKGDGHTILIGNPGPNAIAYSIFRNLPYKADQLQAVSNMIRVPNIVSAHPSVPIKSIAELIAYLKANPDKLSYGSSGVGQSPHLTGAWFLQLTGLKMVHVPFRGAGPALQAALGGEIQILFDNLYPSLPQVQDGKLNALAVTTTERSAQAPNISTMRESAPELEKFDVSSWFGVFLPKSAPAPVVDALNKEIKKLLERDDIKRNIVGMGAQPDYGTPAQFSDFVQAETVKFAAIIEKEGLQMEVK is encoded by the coding sequence GTGAAGGGATTGCTTTCCCGTCGCAGCGTGCTGTCTGCAGCCGCCACGGTTTCGGCGACCGCGATATTGCCGCGCAGCAGCCTTGCCGATTGGCGGCCCACCGAAACCGTACGCATCATCGTGCCGGCCGCAGCCGGCGGCAGCACCGACGTGATGGGACGATTTCTGGGGCAGCACCTACAAGCGGCCTGGGGCGTGTCGACCGTGGTCGAAAACCGCTCGGGCGGGGGCGGCACCATCGGCACTGCCGAGGCGGCGCGACAGAAGGGCGACGGCCACACCATCCTGATCGGCAATCCCGGTCCGAACGCCATCGCCTACAGCATTTTCCGCAATCTGCCCTACAAGGCGGACCAGCTGCAGGCCGTCAGCAACATGATCCGCGTGCCCAACATTGTGTCGGCCCACCCATCGGTGCCGATCAAATCGATCGCGGAGCTGATCGCCTATCTCAAGGCCAACCCGGACAAGCTGTCCTATGGCTCGTCCGGTGTTGGACAGAGTCCGCATTTGACCGGCGCCTGGTTTCTGCAACTCACCGGGCTGAAGATGGTGCACGTTCCGTTTCGTGGCGCGGGCCCGGCGCTGCAGGCCGCGCTCGGCGGCGAGATCCAGATCCTGTTCGATAATCTGTATCCGTCGCTGCCGCAGGTGCAGGACGGCAAGCTCAACGCGCTGGCGGTGACCACAACCGAGCGAAGTGCCCAGGCTCCCAACATTTCGACCATGCGCGAAAGCGCGCCGGAGCTCGAAAAATTCGACGTATCGTCATGGTTCGGCGTGTTCCTGCCGAAGAGTGCGCCTGCGCCTGTCGTCGATGCGCTGAACAAGGAAATCAAGAAGCTGCTGGAGCGCGACGATATCAAGCGCAACATTGTCGGCATGGGCGCGCAGCCGGACTACGGCACGCCGGCACAGTTCTCCGACTTCGTGCAAGCCGAAACCGTGAAGTTCGCAGCCATCATCGAGAAGGAAGGCCTTCAGATGGAGGTGAAGTAG
- a CDS encoding RidA family protein: MTEIRRLHSNKRMSQAVIHGDTVYLAGQVAQRAGGKPVADQTRDILSRIDELLAESGTDKTKLLSATIWLTDMGTFAEMNSVWDAWVAEGGQPGRACVEAKLAAPEYTVEIAVIAAR, translated from the coding sequence ATGACAGAGATTCGCCGTCTTCATTCCAACAAGCGGATGAGCCAGGCCGTCATTCATGGCGATACGGTCTACCTCGCCGGTCAGGTTGCGCAGCGCGCCGGGGGCAAGCCCGTGGCCGACCAGACCCGCGACATCCTTTCGCGGATCGACGAACTGCTGGCGGAATCGGGCACCGACAAGACCAAGCTCCTGTCCGCCACGATTTGGCTGACCGACATGGGAACGTTCGCCGAAATGAACAGCGTGTGGGACGCCTGGGTGGCCGAGGGCGGTCAGCCCGGCCGCGCCTGTGTCGAGGCCAAGCTGGCTGCGCCGGAATACACGGTCGAGATCGCGGTCATCGCGGCTCGCTGA
- a CDS encoding TRAP transporter large permease, producing the protein MSDPALGLLMLGLIVVVIMMGFPTAFTLMGLGMFFGFFAYYRGDQAWGDNHIFDLMVQRTYGAMTNDVLISIPLFVLMGYVMERGALVDKMFYSIQLAFRRVPASLAVATLIVCTFWGIASGLVGAVVVLMGVIAFNPMLKAGYDVRLASGVITAGGTLGILIPPSVMIIVYAAVAGQSVVKLYAAAMFPGFFLAFLYLVYIVGWALLNPRIAPKLSVEETRVPVRPWIPELQQAYSRRMLPALLTAAVAPARALQLTADGVRLSYTTLLKNLGYALVPLALTVLTLWGAWWYVVIHQQPDTPSATISERLPSAGKSQASSAPAEETLQELGGSSQASNTAKDSEPEGLQQMGSAELQQQASAAPAYSGPPREFYIYFAFTAAILALLLFYYYWIMEAEQFEVLRLLISSVMPLGILTVVVLAVILLGITTATESAAVGAAGAFLLAFQARTLDWKRTKEAVFLTAKTTSMVCWLFVGSALFSAVFAILGGQALLESWVLSLNLTPVQFMILSQAIIFILGWPLEWTEIIVIFVPIFLPMLKHFNIDPVLWGVLVFVNLQAAFLSPPVAMSAFYLKGVSPPHVTLNQIFSGMMPYMLIVIVCMVFMYLWPGMTLWLPNYLYGN; encoded by the coding sequence ATGAGCGATCCGGCACTTGGACTGTTGATGCTCGGACTCATCGTAGTCGTCATCATGATGGGATTCCCGACCGCCTTCACTCTGATGGGCCTCGGGATGTTTTTCGGCTTCTTCGCCTATTACCGTGGCGATCAGGCATGGGGCGACAACCACATCTTCGACCTCATGGTCCAGCGCACCTATGGCGCCATGACCAACGACGTCCTGATCTCGATCCCGCTGTTTGTGCTGATGGGATATGTGATGGAGCGCGGCGCGCTGGTGGACAAGATGTTCTACAGCATCCAGCTCGCGTTCCGCCGCGTGCCGGCATCGCTGGCGGTCGCGACACTGATCGTGTGCACGTTCTGGGGCATCGCCAGCGGCCTGGTCGGCGCCGTGGTGGTGCTGATGGGGGTGATCGCGTTCAATCCCATGCTCAAGGCGGGTTACGACGTGCGCCTCGCGTCCGGTGTGATTACCGCCGGCGGCACCCTTGGCATTCTGATCCCGCCGTCGGTCATGATCATTGTCTACGCCGCGGTGGCGGGGCAGTCGGTGGTCAAGCTTTATGCGGCGGCGATGTTCCCGGGCTTCTTCCTGGCGTTCCTGTATCTCGTCTATATCGTCGGCTGGGCCCTGCTCAATCCGAGGATCGCACCGAAGCTCTCGGTGGAGGAAACCCGCGTGCCGGTGCGGCCCTGGATTCCGGAGCTGCAGCAGGCGTATTCGCGCAGGATGCTGCCGGCTTTGCTGACGGCCGCCGTTGCGCCCGCCAGGGCCTTGCAGCTCACGGCCGACGGCGTGCGGCTAAGTTACACGACATTGCTGAAGAATCTCGGCTATGCGCTGGTTCCTTTGGCGTTGACCGTGCTCACGCTGTGGGGCGCGTGGTGGTATGTCGTGATTCATCAGCAGCCGGATACGCCATCGGCCACCATCAGCGAGCGTCTGCCAAGTGCCGGCAAATCGCAAGCCAGCAGCGCACCTGCTGAAGAAACGCTGCAGGAGCTTGGCGGATCATCGCAAGCATCCAACACAGCGAAGGACAGTGAGCCGGAAGGCCTGCAGCAGATGGGCAGCGCCGAATTGCAGCAGCAGGCGTCGGCAGCGCCCGCCTACAGCGGACCTCCGCGCGAATTCTATATCTACTTTGCCTTCACGGCAGCAATCCTTGCGTTGCTACTGTTCTACTACTACTGGATCATGGAGGCCGAACAGTTCGAGGTGCTGCGGCTGCTGATTTCCTCGGTGATGCCGCTCGGCATCCTCACCGTCGTGGTGCTCGCCGTCATCCTGCTCGGGATCACCACCGCGACGGAATCCGCCGCCGTCGGCGCCGCCGGCGCCTTCCTGCTCGCCTTCCAGGCTCGCACGCTCGATTGGAAACGCACCAAGGAAGCGGTGTTCCTCACGGCCAAGACCACGTCGATGGTGTGCTGGCTGTTCGTCGGCTCGGCGCTGTTCTCCGCCGTGTTCGCGATCCTGGGCGGTCAGGCCCTGCTCGAGAGCTGGGTGCTGTCGCTCAACCTGACACCTGTCCAGTTCATGATCCTGTCACAGGCCATCATCTTCATTCTGGGATGGCCATTGGAGTGGACCGAGATCATCGTGATCTTCGTGCCGATCTTCCTACCGATGCTGAAGCACTTCAACATCGATCCGGTGCTGTGGGGCGTGCTGGTGTTCGTCAATCTGCAGGCGGCATTCCTGTCGCCGCCGGTGGCGATGTCGGCGTTCTATCTCAAGGGCGTGTCGCCGCCTCATGTCACCCTGAACCAGATCTTCTCCGGCATGATGCCCTACATGCTGATCGTGATCGTCTGCATGGTGTTCATGTATCTGTGGCCGGGTATGACGCTGTGGCTGCCGAACTATCTGTACGGCAACTAA
- a CDS encoding TRAP transporter small permease subunit: MTAQRFLYAIDGVSTWTGKAAAWLIMALMTLVCVEVFKRYIMNMPTAWIFDASNMLYGGLFMLCGAYTLAQNGHVRGDFLYSSMRPRTQAALDLALYILFFLPGIAALVYAGYDYAADSWRINEHSNVTADGPPIYHFKAVIPLAGALLLLQGAAEMARSVICLKTGAWPERLKDVAEIDVVEEQLAHSEHVDDDARKMAIERVQTIDESARQRGMGEDSTR; encoded by the coding sequence ATGACCGCGCAGCGTTTCCTGTATGCGATCGACGGCGTCAGCACCTGGACCGGCAAGGCCGCGGCATGGCTGATCATGGCGCTGATGACGCTGGTCTGCGTCGAAGTGTTCAAGCGCTACATCATGAACATGCCGACGGCGTGGATCTTCGACGCCTCCAATATGCTGTACGGTGGCCTGTTCATGCTGTGCGGCGCCTATACGCTGGCGCAGAACGGCCACGTCCGCGGCGACTTTCTCTACAGTTCGATGCGGCCCCGGACCCAGGCCGCGCTCGATCTCGCACTCTACATCCTGTTCTTTTTGCCGGGCATCGCGGCGCTGGTTTATGCCGGCTACGACTACGCCGCCGATTCATGGCGTATCAACGAGCATTCCAATGTCACCGCCGACGGCCCGCCGATCTACCACTTCAAGGCGGTGATCCCGCTGGCCGGCGCGCTGCTGCTGCTGCAGGGCGCAGCCGAGATGGCCCGCAGCGTCATTTGCCTAAAGACCGGAGCCTGGCCGGAGCGGCTGAAGGACGTCGCCGAGATCGACGTGGTCGAGGAGCAGCTCGCGCACAGCGAACATGTCGACGACGACGCGCGCAAGATGGCGATCGAACGCGTGCAGACCATTGATGAGAGCGCGCGCCAGCGCGGCATGGGCGAGGATTCCACCCGATGA
- a CDS encoding twin-arginine translocation signal domain-containing protein, giving the protein MTTPKDKTATRRRFLKTAAVGAAATVAAPGIVSAQGPVSMRFQSTWPAKDIFHEYAQDYAKKVNDMTGGDLKIEVLPAGAVVPAFGLLDAVSKGTLDGGHGVLAYHYGKQTALALWGSGPAYAMDANMLLSWHKYGGGKELLAKLYASIGANVVSFPYGPMPTQPLGWFKKPITKAEDFQGLKFRTVGISIDVFTGLGAAVNALPGGEIVSAMDRGLLDSAEFNNASSDRVLGFPDVSKICMLQSFHQNAEQFEIMFNKAKYDGLPEKIKAIIANAAEAAGQDMAWKAIDRYSKDYEELQSKDKVKFYKTPDSILQKQLEIYDQVVEKKSAENPLFKEIVESQLAFAKRATQWEQDTVVNRRMAYNHYFGPNAKKKT; this is encoded by the coding sequence ATGACCACACCAAAGGACAAGACCGCGACGCGGCGCCGTTTCCTCAAGACAGCCGCGGTGGGCGCCGCCGCCACCGTCGCTGCGCCGGGCATCGTCAGCGCGCAAGGGCCCGTCAGCATGCGCTTTCAGAGCACCTGGCCGGCCAAGGACATCTTCCACGAATACGCGCAGGACTACGCCAAGAAGGTCAACGACATGACCGGCGGCGATCTCAAGATCGAAGTGCTGCCCGCGGGTGCCGTCGTTCCGGCCTTCGGCCTGCTCGATGCGGTGTCGAAAGGCACGCTCGACGGCGGCCACGGCGTGCTTGCCTACCATTACGGCAAGCAGACTGCGCTGGCGCTGTGGGGGTCGGGCCCGGCCTACGCCATGGACGCCAACATGCTGCTGTCCTGGCACAAGTATGGCGGCGGCAAGGAGTTGCTGGCCAAACTCTATGCTTCGATCGGCGCCAACGTGGTCTCATTCCCCTACGGGCCGATGCCGACCCAGCCGCTTGGCTGGTTCAAGAAGCCGATAACCAAAGCCGAAGACTTCCAGGGCTTGAAATTCCGCACGGTCGGCATTTCCATCGATGTGTTCACCGGTCTCGGCGCCGCGGTCAACGCGCTGCCGGGCGGAGAAATCGTCTCTGCGATGGACCGCGGCCTGCTCGACTCGGCCGAATTCAACAATGCCTCGTCGGACCGCGTACTCGGCTTCCCGGATGTCTCCAAGATCTGCATGCTGCAAAGCTTCCACCAGAACGCCGAGCAGTTCGAAATCATGTTCAACAAGGCCAAGTACGACGGGCTGCCGGAGAAGATCAAGGCGATCATCGCCAACGCTGCCGAGGCGGCCGGGCAGGACATGGCCTGGAAGGCGATCGACCGGTATTCCAAGGACTACGAAGAACTGCAGAGCAAGGACAAGGTCAAGTTCTACAAGACACCCGACTCGATCCTGCAGAAGCAACTTGAGATCTACGACCAGGTCGTCGAGAAGAAGTCCGCGGAAAATCCCCTGTTCAAGGAAATCGTCGAATCCCAGCTGGCGTTCGCCAAACGCGCAACCCAGTGGGAGCAGGACACGGTGGTGAACCGCCGCATGGCGTACAATCACTATTTCGGTCCGAACGCGAAAAAGAAGACCTGA
- a CDS encoding S1C family serine protease yields MASLTEWKVPQASQPRTEDYEFDLDRALSAVVGLHSIIPTDAFTADVLGTERVGNGVLIGDGLVLTIGYLITEAETVWLHLGDGRVVQGHALGFDQETGFGLVQALGPIDLDPLPLGNSSATDIGHRIVVGGVGGRTRSLAGRIAAKEGFAGYWEYALDEALFTYPAHPNWGGTGLISATGELLGIGSLQVERERKGKSEHLNMIVPIDLLKPALDDLQKFGRVNKPARPWLGLYATEIEDNIVVVGVAPKGPAARAEVKVGDVILAVKGEKVSDLAQFYRKFWAIGPAGVDVPLTLYREGVTFDVELVSSDRAKFLKKPRLH; encoded by the coding sequence ATGGCGTCGTTGACCGAATGGAAAGTGCCGCAGGCTTCCCAGCCGCGCACCGAAGACTATGAATTCGACCTCGATCGCGCTTTGTCCGCAGTGGTTGGGTTGCATTCCATCATTCCGACCGATGCCTTCACCGCCGACGTGCTCGGCACCGAACGCGTCGGCAACGGCGTGCTGATCGGCGACGGGCTGGTGCTGACCATCGGCTATCTGATCACCGAGGCCGAAACCGTCTGGCTGCATCTGGGCGACGGCCGGGTGGTGCAAGGCCATGCGCTAGGCTTCGACCAGGAGACCGGCTTCGGTCTCGTGCAGGCCCTCGGTCCTATCGACCTCGATCCCTTGCCGCTTGGCAATTCGAGCGCGACCGATATCGGCCATCGCATCGTGGTGGGCGGCGTCGGCGGCCGCACCCGCTCGCTCGCCGGCCGCATCGCCGCCAAGGAAGGTTTCGCGGGCTATTGGGAATATGCGCTGGATGAGGCGCTCTTCACCTATCCAGCCCACCCCAACTGGGGCGGCACCGGGCTGATCTCGGCCACCGGCGAACTGCTCGGCATCGGCTCGCTGCAGGTCGAACGCGAGCGCAAAGGCAAGAGCGAACATCTCAACATGATCGTGCCGATCGACCTGCTCAAGCCGGCGCTCGACGACTTGCAGAAATTCGGCCGCGTCAACAAGCCGGCGCGCCCCTGGCTCGGCCTGTACGCCACCGAGATCGAGGACAACATCGTGGTGGTCGGCGTCGCTCCCAAGGGTCCGGCAGCCCGTGCCGAGGTGAAGGTCGGCGACGTGATCCTGGCGGTGAAGGGCGAGAAGGTCTCGGACCTGGCGCAGTTCTACCGGAAATTCTGGGCAATCGGACCGGCCGGCGTCGACGTGCCGCTAACGCTTTACCGCGAAGGCGTCACCTTCGATGTCGAGCTGGTTTCATCGGACCGCGCCAAATTTCTAAAAAAGCCAAGGCTGCACTGA
- a CDS encoding aspartate ammonia-lyase: MTAESTGPDTVEVATTRSIDIGRVATRREHDLLGDAEVPESAYWGVHTLRAVENFPITGVPVGHYPDFVRALALVKQAAARANRRLGYLAQDKASAIDRACDLIAKEKRFHDQFVVDAIQGGAGTSTNMNTNEVIANVALELMGKPKGDYATLHPNDDVNMSQSTNDAYPTALRLGIIFAAGPLIEALDELAFAFKSKAVEFGDVLKMGRTQLQDAVPMTVGQEFDAFFATIKEDVTRIREASALFREVNLGATAIGTGINADPRYAALAIEELARSSQQPMVPASNMIEATSDMGAFVFFSGVLKRVAVKLSKICNDLRLLSSGPRAGFGEIRLPSVQAGSSIMPGKVNPVIPEVVNQVAYMVIGHDLTVTMCAEGGQLQLNAFEPTIGYCILTSLRTLTAAVGTLTRKCVNGIEVDRERCQALVDNSIGLVTALVPTLGYETCSRVAKLALAQNRRVADILLEEKLLTPEQLARLFRPDAMTAPARAR, translated from the coding sequence ATGACCGCAGAATCGACTGGTCCCGACACCGTGGAGGTTGCAACCACACGCTCGATCGACATCGGTCGCGTGGCGACGCGGCGCGAGCATGATCTGCTGGGCGATGCCGAAGTGCCCGAGAGCGCCTATTGGGGTGTACATACGCTGCGCGCGGTCGAGAATTTTCCGATCACCGGCGTGCCGGTTGGCCACTACCCGGATTTCGTGCGTGCTCTTGCGCTGGTGAAGCAGGCAGCAGCCCGTGCCAATCGCCGGCTCGGCTATCTGGCGCAGGACAAGGCCAGTGCGATCGACCGCGCCTGCGATCTGATCGCCAAGGAGAAACGTTTCCACGACCAGTTCGTGGTCGATGCGATCCAGGGCGGGGCCGGCACCTCCACCAATATGAATACCAACGAGGTGATCGCCAATGTCGCGCTTGAGCTGATGGGAAAGCCGAAGGGCGATTATGCGACGTTGCATCCCAACGACGACGTGAACATGTCGCAGTCGACCAACGATGCTTATCCCACGGCGCTGCGGCTCGGAATCATTTTCGCGGCCGGCCCGCTGATCGAGGCGCTGGATGAGCTGGCGTTTGCGTTCAAGTCGAAGGCGGTGGAGTTCGGCGATGTGCTGAAGATGGGCCGCACCCAGCTGCAGGACGCGGTGCCGATGACCGTGGGCCAGGAATTCGACGCCTTCTTCGCCACCATCAAGGAAGATGTCACGCGGATTCGTGAGGCGTCGGCGCTGTTTCGTGAGGTCAATCTCGGCGCCACCGCCATCGGCACCGGCATCAATGCCGATCCGCGTTATGCGGCGCTGGCGATCGAGGAACTGGCGCGCTCGTCGCAGCAGCCGATGGTGCCGGCCAGCAACATGATCGAGGCCACCTCGGACATGGGCGCCTTTGTGTTCTTCTCCGGTGTGCTGAAACGCGTCGCGGTCAAGCTGTCGAAAATCTGCAATGACCTGCGCCTGCTGTCGAGCGGGCCGCGCGCCGGATTCGGCGAAATCCGGCTGCCGAGCGTGCAGGCGGGATCATCCATCATGCCGGGCAAGGTCAATCCGGTGATCCCGGAGGTGGTCAACCAGGTGGCCTATATGGTGATCGGCCACGATCTGACGGTGACGATGTGTGCGGAAGGCGGCCAGCTGCAGCTCAATGCATTCGAGCCCACCATCGGCTACTGCATTCTGACCTCGCTGCGCACGCTGACGGCGGCGGTCGGCACGCTGACGCGCAAATGCGTGAACGGCATCGAGGTCGACCGCGAACGCTGCCAGGCGCTGGTCGACAACAGCATTGGGCTTGTCACCGCGCTGGTGCCGACGCTCGGCTACGAGACCTGTTCGCGCGTCGCCAAGCTGGCGCTGGCACAGAACCGCCGTGTCGCCGATATCCTGCTCGAGGAGAAACTGTTGACCCCGGAGCAACTCGCCCGGCTATTCCGTCCGGACGCGATGACCGCGCCCGCACGGGCGCGTTGA
- a CDS encoding DEAD/DEAH box helicase, producing the protein MTFQPTYPSLSRALAERHYHEATPVQTAVLADEAAGQDLLVSAQTGSGKTVAYGLAIAANLLGDSDRFEPSTAPLALIVAPTRELALQVHRELAWLYQHAGARVVSCVGGMDPRKEQRELAAGAHIVVGTPGRLCDHLRRNRLDISELKVVVLDEADEMLNMGFREDMEFILKEAPESRRTLLFSATIPRGIAALAKQYQQQAFRIEVAGTEGGHADIEYRAIRIAPHDVEHAIINVLRFFESPSAIVFCNTRHAVRHLQGALLERGFSVVALSGELTQNERTTALQALRDGHARVCVATDVAARGIDLPNLGLVINADLPNDPEVMQHRSGRTGRAGKKGVSVLLVPNARKRRAELLLSQAGIDAVWGTAPQAEDIRKLDQERMLKDTLFSEESTEDDLTLARALLAERSPEDIAAALARLYRSRLPSPEDILDPGERSGRTRDDRGPRPDRVVRDDDRDSGPKSKKTKARMREGMAEGSVWFRAAIGRQKNAEARWLLPMICRRGGIDKNDIGAIRIFENSTEFEISKAAAELFATKIKRPDKEDNIRIEALPDGPQGDGALERPAGKPPHRAKEYEGKARRDDKPRSEDKPRYEDGPKRHGKPFQDKPFKDKPFKDKPFGDKPFGKPRRDDKPRFDDRPAFDKDRRHDAKPAHGGKPSHAGKASHADKPRRDDAAPFAKGAFKKKLKKKKNRG; encoded by the coding sequence GTGACATTCCAGCCCACCTATCCGTCGCTCTCCCGAGCCTTGGCGGAGCGCCACTATCATGAAGCCACGCCGGTGCAGACCGCGGTGCTTGCCGACGAAGCCGCCGGTCAGGACCTGCTGGTATCGGCGCAGACCGGCTCCGGCAAAACCGTGGCCTATGGCCTCGCGATCGCCGCCAATCTATTGGGCGATTCCGACCGGTTCGAGCCCAGCACAGCGCCGCTTGCGCTCATCGTCGCGCCGACGCGCGAACTCGCCCTGCAGGTGCATCGCGAGCTGGCGTGGCTGTATCAGCATGCCGGCGCGCGGGTCGTTTCCTGCGTCGGTGGCATGGACCCGCGCAAGGAGCAGCGCGAGCTTGCGGCGGGCGCACACATCGTGGTCGGCACGCCGGGGCGTCTGTGCGATCACTTGCGGCGCAATCGTCTCGACATCTCGGAACTGAAGGTCGTGGTGCTCGACGAAGCCGACGAGATGCTCAACATGGGCTTCCGCGAGGATATGGAATTCATCCTCAAGGAAGCTCCGGAGAGCCGCCGCACGCTGCTATTTTCAGCCACCATCCCGCGCGGCATTGCCGCCCTGGCCAAGCAATATCAGCAGCAGGCTTTCCGCATCGAGGTCGCCGGCACCGAAGGCGGCCATGCCGACATCGAATATCGCGCCATCCGGATTGCGCCACACGATGTCGAGCACGCCATCATCAATGTGCTGCGCTTTTTTGAATCGCCCAGCGCCATCGTGTTCTGCAATACACGGCACGCCGTGCGGCATCTGCAGGGCGCGCTGCTGGAGCGCGGCTTCTCCGTGGTCGCTCTGTCGGGCGAATTGACCCAGAACGAGCGGACCACGGCTCTTCAGGCGTTGCGCGACGGTCATGCGCGGGTCTGCGTGGCGACCGACGTTGCCGCGCGCGGCATCGACCTGCCGAATCTCGGCCTCGTCATCAATGCGGATCTGCCCAATGATCCCGAAGTGATGCAGCATCGCTCCGGCCGCACGGGACGTGCGGGCAAAAAGGGCGTGAGCGTCCTGCTGGTGCCGAACGCACGCAAGCGGCGCGCGGAACTGCTGCTCAGCCAGGCTGGCATTGACGCGGTTTGGGGCACCGCGCCTCAGGCCGAGGACATTCGCAAGCTCGATCAGGAGCGGATGCTGAAGGATACGCTGTTCTCGGAGGAGTCGACCGAGGACGATCTGACTCTGGCGCGCGCGCTGCTTGCCGAGCGTTCGCCGGAAGATATCGCTGCGGCACTGGCGCGGCTGTATCGCTCGCGGCTGCCGTCGCCCGAGGATATCCTCGATCCCGGAGAGCGCAGCGGGCGAACCCGCGACGATCGCGGTCCACGACCGGATCGGGTCGTGCGTGACGATGATCGTGACAGCGGCCCCAAATCGAAAAAGACCAAGGCCCGCATGCGCGAGGGCATGGCTGAGGGCAGTGTGTGGTTCCGCGCCGCCATCGGGCGCCAGAAGAACGCCGAAGCACGCTGGCTGTTGCCGATGATCTGCCGCCGCGGCGGCATCGACAAGAACGACATCGGCGCCATTCGCATTTTCGAGAACAGCACCGAGTTCGAAATTTCAAAGGCGGCCGCGGAGCTGTTCGCGACCAAGATCAAGCGCCCCGACAAGGAAGACAACATCCGCATCGAGGCGTTGCCCGATGGGCCGCAGGGCGATGGAGCGCTCGAACGGCCGGCCGGCAAGCCGCCGCATCGCGCTAAAGAGTACGAGGGCAAAGCCCGCCGTGACGACAAGCCGCGCTCTGAGGACAAGCCACGTTACGAGGATGGGCCGAAACGTCACGGCAAGCCCTTTCAGGACAAGCCTTTCAAAGACAAGCCCTTCAAGGATAAGCCGTTCGGCGACAAGCCTTTCGGCAAGCCGCGTCGCGACGATAAGCCGAGGTTTGACGACAGGCCGGCGTTCGACAAGGACCGGCGGCACGATGCCAAGCCCGCGCATGGCGGCAAGCCTTCCCATGCTGGCAAGGCTTCTCATGCAGACAAGCCTCGGCGCGACGATGCGGCGCCATTCGCAAAGGGCGCCTTCAAGAAGAAGCTGAAGAAGAAAAAGAACCGGGGCTGA
- a CDS encoding GbsR/MarR family transcriptional regulator, which produces MTEITGSRELPAAVERFILHWGDMGDEWGVNRSVSQIHGLLYLSEGPLTAEDIAEQLGMARSNVSNSLKELLSWNLIRRVPIMGDRRDHFEAETDIWEVAARIAAGRKEREIDPAVEALRACVADAANDPKMSPVASKRLKEMLVFTETVDGWFTQMLTVPRPKLVALMRLGVKIVGFLPSAKGK; this is translated from the coding sequence ATGACAGAAATTACAGGAAGTAGAGAGCTGCCCGCCGCCGTCGAACGCTTCATCCTGCATTGGGGCGACATGGGGGACGAGTGGGGCGTCAACCGCTCGGTCAGCCAGATCCACGGTCTGCTCTATCTGTCCGAAGGCCCGTTGACCGCGGAAGATATCGCCGAGCAGCTGGGGATGGCGCGGTCCAACGTCTCCAATTCGCTCAAGGAATTGCTGAGCTGGAACTTGATCCGGCGGGTTCCGATCATGGGCGACCGGCGCGACCATTTCGAAGCCGAAACCGACATCTGGGAAGTCGCGGCGCGGATTGCCGCGGGGCGCAAGGAACGGGAGATCGATCCGGCAGTCGAGGCGCTGCGCGCCTGCGTTGCGGACGCCGCCAACGATCCGAAGATGAGCCCCGTTGCCAGCAAGCGGCTGAAGGAAATGCTGGTGTTCACCGAAACCGTCGACGGCTGGTTCACCCAGATGCTGACGGTGCCGCGGCCCAAGCTGGTGGCGCTGATGCGGCTCGGCGTGAAGATCGTCGGCTTTCTGCCGTCGGCAAAAGGCAAGTGA